In a genomic window of Athene noctua chromosome 24, bAthNoc1.hap1.1, whole genome shotgun sequence:
- the POU3F1 gene encoding POU domain, class 3, transcription factor 1, with protein sequence MAAAAQYLPRGSALLHPDGDRLHQGAAYREVQKMMHHEYLQGLAPAAGHAVGLAHHQWLPSAGTDWGSGGGGGGGAGHLPPAEHKGGPPGPREELPAAAFHHRPALVHPPAAPAGGAAGGWAQGAAHHLPAMSPPSGQPLLYAQPYAGLNGMLGPPAPALHHGLRDPLGAEEAGGHELAASPPPPLGPPEPSDEDAPSSDDLEQFAKQFKQRRIKLGFTQADVGLALGTLYGNVFSQTTICRFEALQLSFKNMCKLKPLLNKWLEETDSSTGSPTNLDKIAAQGRKRKKRTSIEVGVKGALENHFLKCPKPSAHEITSLADSLQLEKEVVRVWFCNRRQKEKRMTPAGVPHPPMEDVYAQADTSPLHHALPGAVQ encoded by the coding sequence ATGGCCGCCGCCGCGCAGTACctgccgcggggctccgcgctGCTGCACCCCGACGGCGACCGCCTGCACCAGGGCGCGGCGTACCGCGAGGTGCAGAAGATGATGCACCACGAGTACCTGCAGGGGctggcccccgccgccgggcacgCCGTCGGGCTGGCGCACCACCAGTGGCTGCCCAGCGCCGGCACCGActggggcagcggcggcggcggcggcggcggcgccgggcaccTGCCGCCCGCCGAGCACAAGGGCGGCCCGCCGGGGCCCCGCGAGGAGCTGCCGGCCGCCGCCTTCCACCACCGGCCGGCCCTGGTGcacccgccggcggccccggcgggcggcgcggcgggcggctgGGCGCAGGGCGCCGCGCACCACCTGCCCGCCATGTCGCCGCCGTCGGGGCAGCCGCTGCTCTACGCGCAGCCCTACGCCGGCCTCAACGGGATGCTGGGCCCGCCCGCGCCCgcgctgcaccacgggctgcgcGACCCGCTGGGCGCCGAGGAGGCGGGCGGCCACGAGCTGGcggcctcgccgccgccgccgctgggaCCGCCCGAGCCGTCGGACGAGGACGCGCCCAGCTCCGACGACCTGGAGCAGTTCGCCAAGCAGTTCAAGCAGCGGCGGATCAAGCTGGGCTTCACCCAGGCCGACGTGGGGCTGGCGCTGGGCACCCTCTACGGGAACGTCTTCTCGCAGACCACCATCTGCCGGTTCGAGGCGCTGCAGCTGAGCTTCAAGAACATGTGCAAGCTGAAGCCGCTGCTCAACAAGTGGCTGGAGGAGACGGACTCCAGCACGGGCAGCCCCACCAACCTGGACAAGATCGCGGCGCAGGGCCGGAAGCGCAAGAAGCGCACCTCCATCGAGGTGGGCGTCAAGGGCGCCCTGGAGAACCACTTCCTCAAGTGCCCCAAGCCCTCGGCGCACGAGATCACCTCCCTGGCGGACtccctgcagctggagaaggaggtgGTGCGGGTCTGGTTCTGCAACCGGCGGCAGAAGGAGAAGCGCATGACGCCGGCCGGGGTCCCGCACCCCCCCATGGAGGACGTTTACGCACAGGCGGACACGTCGCCGCTGCACCACGCGCTGCCCGGCGCCGTGCAGTga